The genome window CTTGTGGAACTTACGCCCGCCGGGCGGGAACTCCTCGACAGGATTCTCCCGGTTCACTTCCGGCGCGTGGAGGAGTTTGCCGCGCCCCTCACGTACGAGGAGCGCGAGACGCTGATCGGGCTCCTCGCAAAGCTGACGGCGCCTTTTGAGAAGACGCCGCCAGGGAAGGCGTGAGATCGGGGCTGCTTACTGCGAGGCCGCGGCTTTCTGCACGGCTGCAGGGCCGCCCGCTTCTCGATTGGGCACGCCCTGCAGGTCATGCCAGTATTGGCGAAGTTCCTTTCTGCGCCTCGCTTCGTCCCGCCAGAAGCGGATCGCATTGAGGCTTCCGAGGAAAATCAGCCAGAGAATCGCGCCCCCGAAGAGCGGGAGCGTCGCCTGGCCGTCGATTCCCCTCAGACCCTGATCGCGCCAGAAATTGAAGAGCCAGACGAGCGGGATGCCGAAGGAGATGTCGTGCACCCAGCCGTGCATGAAGCCCGTCGCCATGGTGGCGCCGCCCAGAATGAAGCCCGAGGGCACGAGAAAAATCATCCGGCCCGCACCCTGACCAGGGTTGGTGGTGCCCCAGGAGAGGAGATAAGCGAGCCAGGTGTTGCCGAGCGCGCAGAGGAAAAGCGCCGGAATGAAGAGGAGAATATTGCCTGCGAACCGGAGCTGCCCCAACAGAATCATCACCGCCAGCGCGACCGTCACCACCGACGTGAAGATGAAGGCATAGGGAACCGCACGGGCGAGAAAGCCGAAGACGGAGCCCGTGAGCACTTCAGCGTCCCAGGAGCGCGTGACGCGCAGGCGCCCCACGAGCATGAGGCTCACAAGCCCGTGGTACATCATCGAAAAGAAGAGGAGAAAGCTCACCACGGTCGCCGTTGCGGCCTGCCCGGTCGGGTTGGTGAGGTAGCGGAAGCCCACCCGAAGGGGGGACATCATCGCCCCGGTTTCGTTCGTGTTTTTGCCGAGCGACGAAACGCCGTCCGCGCGCGAGACGGCCTGTTCGGCGCCGAGTTCCGCGGCAATTTCATTCAGTACCGAATACACCTCGCCGTTCTGCGCCGTGTTGCTGTCGTCCGCAAAATAGCCGATGGTAAGCGTGCGGTCTCCCCGGAGCATCCTCGCTTCCGCGCCCTTCGGAATGTAGACGACGCCCACGAACCGGTCGCC of Sutterella faecalis contains these proteins:
- a CDS encoding ABC transporter permease — encoded protein: MASEWAAMMSGHFVPYQKLAILVALITSFAFSIALSHDVVLEAPVAVVDLDQSRWSAELVEKLNASPNLSVRAVVHSPSDPRAMTRGDRFVGVVYIPKGAEARMLRGDRTLTIGYFADDSNTAQNGEVYSVLNEIAAELGAEQAVSRADGVSSLGKNTNETGAMMSPLRVGFRYLTNPTGQAATATVVSFLLFFSMMYHGLVSLMLVGRLRVTRSWDAEVLTGSVFGFLARAVPYAFIFTSVVTVALAVMILLGQLRFAGNILLFIPALFLCALGNTWLAYLLSWGTTNPGQGAGRMIFLVPSGFILGGATMATGFMHGWVHDISFGIPLVWLFNFWRDQGLRGIDGQATLPLFGGAILWLIFLGSLNAIRFWRDEARRRKELRQYWHDLQGVPNREAGGPAAVQKAAASQ